The Pseudomonas sp. FP2309 genomic sequence GAAGCCGGTAGGGGTGCGAGTGTGCCAGTCGGTGTTCAACTGGTACTGGTGCGCCACATTGAGCAGGCGGCCTTCCTGGAAATACGGGGCAAGCAGTTGCACGCCGACCGGCAGGCCATCGACGAAACCGGCGGGCATGGACAAGCCCGGCAGGCCCGCGAGGTTGGCGGTGATGGTGTACAGGTCTTCCAGGTACTCGGCGATCGGGTCGCCGGTCTTGGCGCCGATTTTCCAGGCCGGGTTCGGCGTGGTTGGGCCGAGGATCACGTCGACGTCTTCAAAGGCTGCCATGAAGTCGTTCTTGATCAGGCGACGGATTTTCTGCGCCTTGAGGTAGTACGCATCGTAGTAACCGGCCGAGAGCGCATAGGCGCCGACCATGATGCGGCGCTGCACTTCGGCGCCGAAGCCTTCGCCACGGGAGCGTTTGTACAGGTCGGTGAGGTCTTTCGGGTTCTCGCAGCGATAACCGAAACGCACGCCGTCAAAACGCGACAGGTTGGAGGAGGCTTCCGCCGGCGCGATCACGTAGTAGGCAGGAATCGCGTGCTGGTTGTTCGGCAGGCTGATTTCCTTGATCACGGCGCCGAGGTTTTCCAGCGTCTTGACACTGTTGTGCACCAGTTCGGCGATACGCGGGTCGAGGCCTGCGCTGAAGTACTCCTTCGGCACGCCGATACGCAGGCCCTTGATCGAGGCGTTAAGACTGGCGCTGTAGTCCGGCACCGGTTCATCGATGCTGGTGGAGTCCTGTGTGTCGAAACCTGCCATGCCTTGTAACAAAATCGCGCAGTCTTCAGC encodes the following:
- the gatA gene encoding Asp-tRNA(Asn)/Glu-tRNA(Gln) amidotransferase subunit GatA translates to MHHMTLAEIARGLADKKFSSEELTKTLLARIAEHDPKVNSFISLTEELALSQAKAADARRANGENGALLGAPIAHKDLFCTQGVRTSCGSKMLDNFKAPYDATVVSKLAAAGAVTLGKTNMDEFAMGSANESSYYGAVKNPWNLAHVPGGSSGGSAAAVAARFLPAATATDTGGSIRQPAAFTNLTGLKPTYGRVSRWGMIAYASSLDQGGPLARTAEDCAILLQGMAGFDTQDSTSIDEPVPDYSASLNASIKGLRIGVPKEYFSAGLDPRIAELVHNSVKTLENLGAVIKEISLPNNQHAIPAYYVIAPAEASSNLSRFDGVRFGYRCENPKDLTDLYKRSRGEGFGAEVQRRIMVGAYALSAGYYDAYYLKAQKIRRLIKNDFMAAFEDVDVILGPTTPNPAWKIGAKTGDPIAEYLEDLYTITANLAGLPGLSMPAGFVDGLPVGVQLLAPYFQEGRLLNVAHQYQLNTDWHTRTPTGF